One stretch of Gemmatimonadota bacterium DNA includes these proteins:
- the ppk1 gene encoding polyphosphate kinase 1, producing the protein MDLGDTSLYLNRELSWLRFNQRVLQEARTPENPLLERVKFLGIVANNLDEFFEVRVAGLLQQVEAGISDYGPDGLLPEEQISAIAKEAHRMVDEQYACWNDELLPALRDADVHIRTISTLSAREKSFLDDYCHAELYPVLTPLTISPAHPLPRLINKALCIALLLKNREGETLLGVVQVPRLLPRLIRLPREEDSQRIDFVFLADIVQAHIPELFRGYQILDSAAFRITRNSDLYLDEEEADDLLLAIEDELQNRRKGDTVRLEIEADASRALVKRLQSTYSLKNNQVYQVNGPVNLNRLMGLYSATPRPDLKYLPYHPPDHTYEEVDTLFDQIRQKDMLLHHPYDAFTPVVQFVNSAATDPDVLAIKQTLYRTSEDSPVIDALIRAAEAGKEVTVVVELKARFDEESNIRWARRLQDAGVCVVYGVVGLKTHCKLSMLVRRETNNGLRRYAHIGTGNYNPSTARLYTDLGLFTAREDITNDVAEVFNLLTTQSAHPQVSKMLIAPSTMLDSILKKIDREIDHARQGRTARIVAKMNSLQDPKVIRALYRASQNGVQIDLIVRGICCLRAGVSGISDNIRVRSIIGRFLEHSRVYYFENDGDPDVYIGSADWMPRNLRRRVETLCPIEDPDLIIRIKSELLSACFADNVKSREILSDGTDRHIEPAQNEPAFCVHDMLMNLSLGEPVDIPDFFAQTPSSIESTAAT; encoded by the coding sequence ATGGACCTCGGCGATACCAGTCTCTATCTCAATAGAGAACTTTCATGGCTGCGTTTTAATCAGCGCGTATTACAAGAAGCCCGCACCCCTGAAAATCCCCTGCTGGAACGAGTCAAATTCCTGGGCATCGTGGCCAACAACCTCGACGAATTTTTTGAAGTGCGCGTAGCGGGACTGCTCCAACAAGTAGAAGCGGGCATTTCCGACTACGGCCCCGATGGCCTCCTCCCCGAAGAACAAATTTCAGCCATTGCAAAAGAAGCCCATCGCATGGTCGATGAGCAATACGCCTGCTGGAACGACGAACTCCTTCCCGCATTGCGCGATGCAGATGTCCACATTCGCACCATCAGTACGCTTTCTGCCCGCGAAAAATCCTTCCTCGACGACTATTGCCACGCAGAACTCTACCCGGTTTTAACTCCGCTCACCATCAGCCCTGCACACCCATTGCCACGCCTGATTAACAAAGCCCTTTGCATCGCCCTTTTGCTCAAAAATCGCGAAGGCGAAACACTGCTCGGCGTCGTGCAGGTTCCTCGTCTATTGCCGCGTCTGATTCGCTTGCCCCGAGAAGAAGACAGCCAGCGCATCGACTTTGTCTTTCTCGCCGATATTGTCCAGGCACACATTCCCGAACTTTTCCGGGGATATCAAATTCTCGACTCGGCTGCTTTCCGCATCACCCGAAACAGCGATCTCTACCTGGACGAAGAAGAAGCCGATGACTTATTGCTCGCCATTGAAGACGAATTGCAAAATCGGCGCAAAGGCGACACCGTCCGCCTCGAAATCGAAGCCGATGCCAGTCGGGCACTTGTCAAGCGCTTACAATCGACATATAGTCTGAAAAACAATCAGGTGTATCAAGTCAACGGACCGGTGAATCTCAACCGTTTAATGGGACTCTATAGCGCGACCCCCAGACCCGATTTGAAATATTTACCTTATCACCCGCCCGACCACACGTATGAGGAAGTCGATACCCTCTTTGACCAGATCAGACAAAAAGATATGTTGCTTCACCATCCCTACGATGCTTTTACACCCGTTGTTCAATTCGTCAATTCAGCGGCAACCGACCCCGATGTGCTCGCCATCAAACAAACGCTCTATCGCACCAGCGAAGATTCACCCGTTATCGATGCACTGATCCGCGCAGCAGAGGCGGGTAAAGAAGTAACAGTGGTCGTTGAACTCAAAGCGCGATTTGACGAGGAATCCAATATTCGATGGGCACGCCGCCTTCAGGATGCGGGTGTATGCGTCGTATATGGGGTTGTGGGCCTTAAAACGCACTGCAAACTCTCGATGCTGGTCAGACGTGAAACCAATAACGGGCTACGCCGCTACGCCCACATCGGCACGGGCAATTACAATCCCTCAACAGCCCGACTTTATACGGACCTGGGATTGTTCACAGCACGCGAAGACATCACAAATGATGTAGCCGAAGTTTTTAACCTGCTCACCACGCAATCTGCACATCCCCAGGTCAGCAAAATGCTCATTGCACCCTCTACCATGCTCGATTCCATCCTCAAAAAAATCGATCGCGAAATCGACCATGCACGCCAGGGACGCACAGCCCGTATTGTTGCAAAAATGAATTCACTTCAAGACCCCAAAGTCATTCGCGCGCTGTATCGCGCATCGCAAAACGGCGTACAAATTGACCTGATCGTGCGCGGTATATGCTGTCTGCGTGCGGGTGTCTCCGGTATAAGCGATAACATCAGAGTGCGCAGCATAATCGGGCGATTTCTGGAACACAGCCGCGTCTATTACTTTGAAAATGACGGGGACCCCGATGTGTACATCGGCAGTGCGGATTGGATGCCTCGAAATTTGCGCCGCCGCGTCGAAACACTTTGCCCCATCGAAGATCCGGACTTGATTATACGAATAAAATCAGAACTCCTCAGTGCATGTTTTGCCGACAATGTTAAATCGCGCGAAATACTCTCCGATGGCACAGACCGTCACATTGAACCCGCCCAAAACGAACCCGCATTCTGCGTGCACGACATGCTCATGAACCTTTCCCTGGGTGAACCCGTCGATATCCCCGACTTCTTTGCCCAAACACCATCCTCAATCGAATCGACCGCTGCCACTTAA
- the pstS gene encoding phosphate ABC transporter substrate-binding protein PstS family protein translates to MTRFICMIACVAVLTQAAAQAQQDSPVPAYQKVSGISGSANSIGSDTMNNLMTLWLEGFRKYYPSVTIQVEGKGSSTAPPALIEGTAQFGPMSRPMKASEIDKFEKHFGYPPTVLRTSLDALAIFVNKDNPINGLTLQQVDAIFSKTRRGEYKENVTRWGQLGLGGDWKNAAFSLYGRNSASGTYGFFKDHALFKGDFKDEVKEQPGSASVVQGVAEDRYSMGYSGIGYKTSGVRVVPLALETGEPFREGTIGNVIDGSYPLGRFLYLYINKAPNKPLDPLVREFCKFIFSKEGQEIVVKDGYMPVPYQVVKEELEKLQFPTLNP, encoded by the coding sequence ATGACCAGATTTATTTGTATGATCGCATGTGTGGCTGTTTTGACACAGGCTGCGGCTCAGGCGCAGCAAGATTCGCCTGTTCCTGCGTATCAAAAAGTGAGTGGGATTTCCGGAAGTGCCAACAGTATTGGGTCAGATACGATGAATAATTTGATGACGCTCTGGTTGGAAGGGTTTCGCAAGTACTATCCCAGTGTAACTATTCAGGTTGAGGGTAAGGGATCGAGCACTGCGCCTCCCGCACTGATCGAAGGCACCGCGCAATTCGGGCCTATGTCGCGTCCGATGAAGGCTTCGGAGATAGACAAGTTTGAAAAGCATTTTGGATATCCACCAACAGTGTTGCGCACCTCGCTGGATGCACTGGCTATTTTTGTCAATAAGGACAACCCGATTAATGGGTTGACTTTGCAGCAGGTAGATGCGATTTTTTCCAAGACGCGACGCGGTGAGTATAAGGAAAATGTTACGAGGTGGGGGCAGTTGGGTTTGGGGGGCGATTGGAAAAATGCCGCATTCAGCCTTTACGGGCGCAATTCCGCGTCGGGCACTTATGGATTTTTCAAAGATCACGCGCTGTTTAAGGGCGATTTTAAAGATGAAGTCAAAGAGCAACCGGGGTCTGCCTCGGTGGTGCAGGGCGTGGCCGAAGACAGGTACAGCATGGGTTATAGTGGCATTGGTTACAAGACCTCTGGCGTGCGCGTCGTACCTCTGGCGCTGGAAACTGGTGAACCCTTTAGAGAGGGTACGATCGGAAATGTGATAGATGGATCTTATCCTCTGGGGCGTTTTTTGTATTTGTACATCAACAAGGCACCCAATAAACCTCTCGATCCGCTCGTGAGAGAATTTTGTAAATTCATTTTCTCCAAAGAGGGGCAAGAGATTGTCGTTAAAGATGGCTATATGCCCGTGCCCTATCAGGTGGTTAAAGAGGAACTTGAGAAGTTACAATTCCCCACCTTAAATCCCTGA
- a CDS encoding ABC transporter permease subunit — protein sequence MSLPTEPTSKRQLPGITPKARLMDRAGRWVITAGGIGVILSVLGIFLFVLMESYPLFLKPSVSRAHTFDFSHRQPVLCTGVDPYQAVMFVVHEAGIDFVDMTTKSVTKSVSIPELQGRRIRAAYRALDNTHVGLGLDDGTMLGCRVNFAVDYDAEGKQIVTPSFFVESAIDLTDEALAHLVFRHDGKSRGTVLGIADSGQLVLGISERQRGLLGDGKTTVRTYDLTDEIKGRARVGAVAKSGRYVLVGTDRGEVFRWEIGRASSNPRLLDYFRVSDQEVSALDFVLGDVSLVVGDVGGRVSVWMPVRTSEGDNKRVFKRIHTLQSHPAAVTALASSARDKQFLSGDVSGMVALHHMTSEQTFFQLPGDSPIQSLSFAPKANGFLTVSKSGQVTDFGLYNPHPEVTLQTLFGKVWYEGYTEPQYVWQSTGGSDDFEPKLSIVPLIFGTFKGTLYAMLFALPLAVLAAIYTSEFASPNVRGVVKPVVELMASLPSVILGFLAGLWLAPLLETRIVGALLLLPCVPIVVVICAWSWGQMSEDFARRIPDHWILTLLAGIALFSLYLSFALGPLAESLLFGGNFQSWLLGTTGTRYDQRNCLVVGFAMGFAVVPIIYTICEDALSSVPQHLRAGSLALGATPWQTAIRVVLPTASPGIFSATMIGFGRAVGETMIVLMATGNTPILDWTIFNGMRTMSANIAVEIPEAPHEGTLYRVLFLTGVLLAAITFLVNTLAEVVRQRLREKYSRI from the coding sequence ATGTCTCTTCCCACAGAACCAACATCAAAGCGACAATTGCCTGGCATCACGCCAAAGGCACGCCTGATGGACCGCGCTGGACGGTGGGTGATCACTGCTGGCGGCATCGGGGTGATCCTGTCGGTGCTGGGCATTTTTCTTTTTGTGTTGATGGAGTCCTATCCTCTGTTTTTGAAGCCGAGCGTGTCCAGGGCGCATACCTTTGATTTTTCGCACCGTCAGCCCGTCCTGTGTACGGGGGTTGATCCCTATCAGGCGGTGATGTTTGTCGTGCATGAAGCGGGGATTGATTTTGTGGATATGACTACAAAGTCGGTGACAAAGTCCGTATCTATTCCCGAACTACAGGGACGGCGCATTCGAGCGGCTTATCGCGCTCTGGATAACACGCATGTTGGCCTGGGTCTGGACGACGGTACAATGCTGGGCTGTCGCGTGAATTTTGCCGTGGATTACGATGCGGAGGGAAAGCAGATTGTGACGCCGTCTTTTTTTGTTGAGTCGGCGATAGATCTAACCGATGAGGCTCTTGCGCATCTCGTATTTCGGCACGATGGAAAATCTCGAGGCACAGTACTTGGCATTGCGGATTCCGGGCAACTCGTTTTGGGAATTTCCGAAAGACAGCGAGGACTTTTAGGTGATGGCAAAACGACTGTTCGCACATACGATTTGACCGATGAGATCAAAGGGCGCGCCAGGGTGGGTGCCGTGGCAAAATCGGGACGCTATGTTCTGGTGGGCACAGACCGCGGTGAAGTATTTCGATGGGAAATTGGACGGGCGAGTTCCAATCCCAGGTTGTTGGATTATTTTCGGGTTTCCGATCAGGAGGTGTCTGCGTTGGATTTTGTGCTGGGCGATGTGTCGCTCGTCGTGGGCGATGTGGGTGGTCGTGTGTCTGTCTGGATGCCCGTCAGAACGAGCGAGGGCGACAATAAAAGGGTGTTCAAAAGGATCCACACTTTGCAGTCTCATCCGGCGGCGGTGACTGCACTGGCGTCGTCTGCTCGCGACAAACAGTTTTTATCGGGCGATGTATCGGGGATGGTTGCGTTGCATCACATGACATCGGAACAAACGTTTTTTCAATTGCCCGGTGATAGCCCTATTCAATCCCTGTCTTTTGCGCCAAAAGCAAATGGCTTTTTGACTGTGAGTAAGTCGGGACAGGTGACGGATTTCGGTCTTTACAATCCACATCCCGAAGTGACGTTACAAACACTTTTTGGCAAAGTGTGGTACGAGGGATATACGGAGCCTCAATACGTGTGGCAATCTACGGGTGGATCGGATGATTTTGAGCCTAAGCTGAGTATTGTACCTTTGATATTTGGTACCTTTAAGGGTACGCTTTATGCGATGTTATTCGCGCTGCCTCTGGCTGTTCTGGCAGCGATTTACACATCGGAATTTGCCTCTCCCAACGTGCGTGGTGTGGTCAAACCCGTGGTGGAGTTGATGGCTTCGCTTCCCAGTGTGATTCTGGGCTTTTTGGCTGGTTTGTGGTTGGCTCCACTGCTGGAGACGAGGATCGTCGGTGCATTGCTGTTGTTGCCCTGTGTGCCCATTGTCGTGGTGATATGTGCCTGGAGCTGGGGACAGATGTCCGAAGATTTTGCACGCAGAATACCGGATCACTGGATTCTAACTTTGCTGGCTGGCATCGCGTTGTTTTCGCTCTATCTGTCGTTCGCACTCGGTCCTTTGGCCGAATCGCTTTTGTTCGGCGGCAATTTTCAAAGCTGGCTGCTCGGCACAACGGGTACACGCTACGATCAGCGCAATTGTCTGGTGGTGGGCTTTGCGATGGGATTTGCCGTGGTACCCATTATTTACACGATCTGCGAAGATGCTCTGTCGAGCGTGCCACAGCATCTGCGCGCTGGATCACTCGCGCTGGGCGCAACGCCATGGCAAACGGCTATCCGCGTGGTGTTGCCCACGGCGAGCCCGGGTATTTTTTCCGCGACTATGATTGGATTTGGCCGCGCTGTGGGCGAAACGATGATTGTGTTGATGGCTACGGGCAATACGCCGATTTTGGATTGGACCATTTTTAATGGCATGCGCACGATGTCGGCCAATATCGCCGTGGAGATTCCCGAAGCACCCCATGAAGGTACGCTTTATCGCGTGTTGTTTTTGACAGGGGTTTTGCTGGCGGCGATTACTTTTTTGGTGAATACGCTGGCAGAAGTGGTGCGGCAGCGTTTGCGCGAGAAGTATAGCAGGATTTGA
- the pstA gene encoding phosphate ABC transporter permease PstA: MKNFWKTGVPFIWLTGSALALCLLMIIGLIALVMYNGTGFFWPSDIEAVILKDGRKAMGQRWDKQEIPASNRTGSGQFRIQLKVGNRDVYGSDFQWIDESDIQSTDYLVDAVVFERREWGNFYGFIEALYEGETQVLNTWDMLQAQLDNTRERHEQIRQIEEDAIGDLNRQIESLRLKKREIELGDGDTDEIDAIDRESRSYWEAYERLADELAQLRAANEVYRIDVRLIGGEVRQIATADIVRAYRPNRLGILGKTSVYFSRVAEFLFDEPRESNTEGGVFPAIFGTVMMVFLMSLAAVPFGILAALYLHEYARQGILVRVIRIAVNNLAGVPSIVFGMFGLGFFVYGIGGSIDQFFFPEALPTPTFGTGGILWASLTLALLTVPVMIVSAEEALSAVPSDVRAGSLALGATKLQTILRVVLPGALPGILTGIILVIARGAGEVAPLMITGVVKLAPALPVDGIWPFFHLERKFMHLGFHIYDVGFQSPNVEAARPMVYTTTLLLMGIVLALNLVAILVRNRLRKRVGGATF, translated from the coding sequence GTGAAGAATTTTTGGAAAACAGGTGTGCCATTTATCTGGTTGACCGGTAGCGCGCTGGCGCTTTGTTTGCTCATGATTATAGGGCTGATCGCGCTGGTTATGTACAATGGCACTGGATTTTTTTGGCCCTCGGATATCGAAGCGGTAATACTCAAAGATGGTCGGAAAGCAATGGGGCAGCGGTGGGATAAACAGGAGATTCCGGCGTCGAATCGAACGGGGTCCGGGCAATTTCGCATTCAGCTCAAAGTGGGCAATCGCGATGTGTATGGCAGCGATTTTCAATGGATAGATGAATCGGATATTCAATCGACGGATTATCTCGTAGATGCGGTGGTTTTTGAGCGGCGCGAGTGGGGCAATTTTTATGGGTTTATCGAAGCTCTGTACGAAGGTGAAACCCAGGTGTTGAATACATGGGATATGCTACAAGCGCAATTGGATAATACCCGGGAACGACACGAACAGATTCGGCAAATTGAAGAAGATGCGATCGGTGACTTAAATCGACAAATTGAAAGCCTGCGACTAAAAAAACGTGAGATAGAATTGGGTGATGGAGATACCGATGAGATTGACGCGATTGATCGAGAGAGCAGATCCTATTGGGAAGCTTATGAACGATTGGCTGACGAACTGGCGCAATTGCGAGCAGCCAACGAGGTTTATCGCATAGATGTGCGGTTAATTGGCGGTGAGGTGCGGCAGATTGCCACGGCCGATATCGTGCGTGCATATCGACCTAACCGACTGGGAATTTTGGGAAAAACGAGCGTTTATTTTTCGCGTGTCGCGGAATTTTTATTTGATGAACCCCGTGAGTCCAATACAGAAGGTGGGGTATTCCCCGCGATCTTTGGCACTGTTATGATGGTTTTTTTGATGAGTTTGGCGGCTGTGCCATTTGGTATCTTAGCCGCGCTCTATTTGCACGAATACGCCAGGCAAGGTATCTTAGTTAGAGTGATTCGCATTGCGGTTAATAATCTGGCGGGTGTACCTTCTATTGTTTTTGGGATGTTTGGCCTGGGATTTTTTGTTTACGGCATTGGCGGAAGTATCGATCAGTTCTTTTTTCCCGAGGCGTTGCCCACGCCCACATTTGGTACTGGCGGCATTTTGTGGGCTTCGTTGACCCTGGCGTTGCTGACAGTGCCGGTGATGATTGTTTCTGCCGAAGAAGCGCTTTCTGCTGTGCCGAGCGATGTGCGTGCCGGGTCGCTGGCACTCGGGGCGACCAAATTGCAGACCATTTTGCGCGTGGTTTTGCCCGGCGCGTTGCCGGGTATTCTCACGGGCATTATTCTCGTGATTGCACGCGGTGCTGGCGAAGTGGCTCCGCTGATGATTACTGGCGTTGTGAAATTGGCTCCTGCATTGCCCGTAGATGGTATCTGGCCCTTTTTTCACCTGGAACGCAAGTTTATGCATCTGGGATTTCACATTTACGATGTGGGTTTCCAGTCGCCCAATGTCGAGGCGGCTCGCCCCATGGTATATACGACGACTTTATTGCTGATGGGGATTGTACTGGCTCTGAATCTGGTGGCGATTCTGGTTCGCAATCGGCTTCGCAAGCGCGTTGGTGGTGCGACGTTTTAA
- a CDS encoding phosphate ABC transporter ATP-binding protein, whose protein sequence is MAEAELANTRSGEAIVPDIQNPIVTISNLSLYYGETQALFDIDMQIPEYRVTALIGPSGCGKSTLLRCMNRLNDLIDSVHIEGVVEIDNDDIYGPGYDVISLRRQVGMVFQKSNPFPKSIYENLVYGLRIAGENRRAVLDEVVVRSLQAAALWDEVKDRLNDSALGLSGGQQQRLCIARAIAVEPAVILMDEPCSALDPIATGRIEETIEELKKQYTIVIVTHNMQQASRISDYTAFFYLGRLIEMAETSEMFTNPQLKQTEDYVTGRFG, encoded by the coding sequence ATGGCTGAAGCAGAACTTGCAAATACACGGTCCGGCGAAGCAATTGTTCCAGATATTCAGAATCCCATTGTCACCATATCGAATCTGAGCCTGTATTACGGCGAGACGCAGGCCCTTTTTGACATTGACATGCAGATTCCCGAGTATCGGGTAACGGCTTTGATCGGTCCTTCGGGATGCGGGAAGTCAACGCTGTTGCGGTGCATGAATAGGCTGAACGATTTGATCGATTCGGTGCATATCGAGGGTGTGGTTGAAATTGATAATGACGACATTTACGGTCCCGGATACGATGTGATTTCGTTGCGCCGCCAGGTCGGTATGGTGTTTCAAAAGTCCAATCCCTTTCCCAAGTCGATTTATGAGAATCTCGTTTACGGTTTGAGAATTGCAGGTGAAAATCGGCGGGCGGTGCTCGATGAGGTGGTGGTACGCAGTTTGCAGGCTGCCGCGCTTTGGGATGAGGTAAAAGACCGGCTCAATGACAGTGCTCTGGGGCTTTCAGGAGGACAACAGCAAAGGTTGTGCATTGCGCGTGCAATTGCTGTTGAGCCTGCGGTGATCTTGATGGATGAACCCTGTTCGGCACTGGATCCAATTGCGACGGGGCGTATTGAAGAGACAATTGAAGAGCTCAAAAAGCAATATACGATTGTGATTGTAACACACAATATGCAGCAGGCGTCGCGCATTTCGGACTATACGGCGTTTTTTTATTTGGGACGTTTGATTGAGATGGCCGAAACGAGCGAGATGTTTACCAATCCGCAGCTCAAACAAACCGAAGATTATGTGACAGGGCGGTTTGGCTAA
- the phoU gene encoding phosphate signaling complex protein PhoU: MERTLDQHLDHLKGELLKMGSAVEESIEQAVQSLVERDNHLVDVVEEGGHHIDDWEVEIEEECLRVLAVQQPVAGDLRLVAGIMKINYDLERINDQAVNIAQRARLLNRMPQLKPLIDIPRMAELARGMVRDALDAFVNRDVELANKVRRIDDTMDALRDQIFRELLTYLNTGIPSTVDQAILLILVSRHLERIGDHSSNIAENAVYLVQGRIVRHQQEELRAGE, encoded by the coding sequence ATGGAGCGTACTCTTGACCAGCATCTCGACCACCTCAAAGGTGAGTTGTTGAAGATGGGTAGTGCGGTAGAAGAGTCTATTGAACAGGCAGTACAATCGCTTGTAGAACGCGACAATCACCTCGTTGATGTGGTTGAAGAGGGTGGACATCACATTGACGATTGGGAAGTGGAGATAGAAGAAGAGTGTTTGAGGGTGTTGGCTGTGCAGCAACCCGTGGCTGGCGATTTGCGCCTGGTGGCGGGCATTATGAAGATCAATTACGATCTCGAGCGCATCAATGATCAGGCGGTGAATATCGCTCAGCGCGCCCGTTTGCTCAATCGCATGCCGCAATTGAAACCGCTGATCGATATTCCGCGGATGGCCGAGTTGGCACGGGGTATGGTCAGGGATGCTCTGGATGCATTTGTCAATCGCGATGTGGAATTGGCCAATAAGGTGCGTCGAATTGACGATACTATGGATGCCTTGCGCGATCAAATTTTCCGCGAGTTGTTGACGTACTTAAACACGGGTATTCCCTCGACTGTGGATCAGGCTATTTTACTCATTCTCGTGTCCAGACATCTGGAGCGCATTGGCGATCATTCATCCAATATTGCCGAAAATGCCGTCTATCTCGTTCAAGGGCGCATCGTGAGACATCAACAGGAGGAATTGCGCGCAGGCGAGTAA
- a CDS encoding NUDIX hydrolase: MRWLISLPSCIKSEARFCERCGTLLVVKAVEDRERPCCPSCGFVAYLDPKVAAGVIVTLDGGVVLLRRNIDPGFGKWVFPGGYVDAGEPTDVAAVRETREEVGLEVEIGELLGVLSYEGERVVLIVYTGRVVGGKLEGNFESQAVATFAPRDIPWNDLAFDTTREALQIWVAQYGEMYDKERLLC; encoded by the coding sequence ATGAGGTGGTTGATCTCTTTGCCCAGTTGCATAAAATCCGAAGCTCGGTTTTGCGAGCGATGTGGGACTTTGCTGGTTGTAAAAGCAGTTGAAGATCGGGAGAGACCGTGTTGTCCGTCGTGTGGATTTGTGGCTTATCTCGACCCCAAGGTAGCAGCCGGAGTTATTGTAACCCTCGATGGTGGCGTTGTACTGCTCAGGCGCAATATTGATCCCGGGTTTGGCAAGTGGGTGTTCCCCGGCGGATATGTGGATGCAGGCGAGCCAACCGATGTTGCGGCTGTGCGCGAAACCCGCGAGGAAGTGGGGTTAGAGGTCGAGATCGGTGAGTTGCTCGGCGTGTTGTCTTATGAAGGGGAGCGGGTGGTGCTGATTGTTTATACTGGACGGGTTGTGGGCGGAAAGTTGGAAGGCAATTTTGAATCGCAGGCTGTGGCTACATTTGCCCCTCGGGATATTCCATGGAATGATCTGGCTTTTGACACGACCAGAGAGGCATTGCAAATTTGGGTGGCGCAGTATGGCGAAATGTATGATAAAGAAAGGTTATTATGCTGA
- a CDS encoding MoxR family ATPase — protein MLNSIEDVEERFAEQGYITDRTLATTIFLAQSLGKPIFLEGEPGVGKTEVAKVMAGIFDTELIRLQCYEGIDANTALYEWNYPRQMLELRLEEARGIDKAEIGQNIFREDFLLKRPLLSALEGSAEKQQVLLIDEVDRSDEEFEAFLLEVLSDFQITIPEIGAIRAMQVPFVVLTSNRTRELHDALKRRCLYLWIDYPTFSKEMDIVRSRVSGVQDELAQQVCGFMQLLRNRDFYKKPGVAETIDWALALMAMRVEELDPQIVDATLGCVLKYKEDIEKIQEDGLPQLIEKARLLKERTQVAV, from the coding sequence ATGCTGAATTCTATTGAAGATGTTGAAGAGCGGTTTGCCGAGCAGGGGTATATCACGGACCGCACATTGGCAACGACGATTTTTTTGGCGCAGTCGCTTGGCAAACCAATTTTTCTGGAGGGGGAACCAGGCGTTGGAAAGACAGAAGTAGCCAAAGTTATGGCCGGTATTTTTGATACTGAGTTGATTCGATTGCAGTGCTATGAAGGTATTGATGCCAATACGGCATTGTACGAATGGAATTATCCGCGTCAGATGCTGGAGCTAAGGCTCGAAGAAGCGCGGGGAATCGACAAGGCCGAAATTGGTCAAAATATTTTTCGCGAAGATTTTTTGCTCAAGCGTCCCCTTTTGTCGGCTCTTGAGGGTAGCGCAGAAAAGCAACAGGTGTTGTTGATTGACGAAGTGGATCGATCGGATGAAGAGTTTGAAGCGTTTTTGCTCGAAGTGTTATCCGATTTCCAGATTACGATTCCCGAGATTGGTGCGATAAGAGCGATGCAGGTGCCGTTTGTCGTGCTTACGTCCAACCGAACGCGCGAGTTGCACGACGCGCTGAAGCGCCGGTGTTTGTATTTGTGGATTGACTATCCCACGTTTAGCAAAGAAATGGATATTGTGCGGTCGCGTGTGTCGGGTGTGCAGGACGAATTGGCACAACAGGTTTGCGGGTTTATGCAATTGTTGCGCAATCGCGATTTTTACAAAAAGCCCGGTGTTGCCGAAACGATTGATTGGGCACTGGCTCTGATGGCTATGCGTGTTGAAGAACTGGATCCGCAGATAGTTGATGCGACATTGGGATGTGTTTTGAAGTATAAAGAAGATATTGAAAAAATTCAGGAAGACGGCCTACCACAACTGATTGAGAAGGCCCGATTGCTGAAAGAACGCACACAAGTTGCCGTTTAG